A single genomic interval of Polaribacter vadi harbors:
- a CDS encoding glycosyltransferase family 4 protein, translating into MKKILLVGPFPKPITGLSLANEVLYKGLIKQNDVDIINMSYSKFEEVVGGFNIYKMFYFLKLNLYFFKSYKYDSIYITIGQSFFGVMKYALLILTGRLFNKNIVIHLHGNQLKGMYDNLTFIKKIIIKRILSMANYGIVLSNSLKKNLTFCLKEENVFIINNFIEDDLFISDIEYNLKNYNDLRIVYIGNLMTEKGIFYLLDALNMLQEKNIIFKARFAGNIDGDIQEKVMSYFERNKDLEYLGVVRNKDKKDLLLWANTFVFPSYLIEGLPLSILEAIVTRNTIITTKHQSLNDILDEENLFFVNKNSDEEIVNALLKQAIEIDEQKILNNYNSIKHFTESKFVSEVEKILHLK; encoded by the coding sequence ATGAAAAAAATATTATTAGTTGGGCCTTTTCCAAAACCAATAACAGGTTTATCGCTTGCAAATGAAGTTTTATATAAAGGTTTAATAAAACAAAACGATGTTGATATAATCAATATGTCTTATAGTAAATTTGAAGAAGTTGTTGGGGGATTTAATATTTATAAAATGTTCTATTTTTTGAAGTTAAATTTATATTTTTTTAAATCTTACAAATATGATTCTATATATATAACAATAGGTCAAAGTTTTTTTGGTGTCATGAAATATGCATTACTTATTCTTACAGGAAGACTTTTTAATAAAAATATTGTAATCCATCTTCATGGAAATCAATTAAAAGGGATGTATGATAATCTAACATTTATCAAAAAAATAATAATAAAAAGAATACTTTCAATGGCTAATTATGGTATTGTTCTTTCTAATTCGCTAAAAAAAAATTTAACATTTTGTTTAAAAGAAGAGAATGTTTTTATTATTAATAATTTCATAGAAGATGATTTATTTATAAGTGATATTGAATATAATCTTAAAAATTACAATGATTTAAGAATTGTATACATAGGTAATTTAATGACAGAAAAAGGTATATTTTATTTACTTGATGCATTAAATATGTTACAAGAAAAAAATATTATTTTTAAAGCAAGATTTGCAGGTAACATAGACGGTGACATTCAGGAAAAAGTAATGTCGTATTTTGAGAGAAACAAAGATTTAGAGTATTTAGGAGTTGTTAGGAATAAGGATAAAAAAGACTTATTATTATGGGCAAATACATTTGTTTTTCCATCTTATTTAATTGAAGGATTGCCTCTTTCAATATTAGAAGCAATTGTTACCAGGAATACAATCATTACAACCAAACATCAATCATTAAATGACATACTAGATGAAGAAAATTTATTTTTCGTTAATAAAAATTCTGATGAAGAAATTGTAAATGCACTATTGAAACAGGCTATAGAAATTGATGAGCAAAAGATATTAAACAATTATAATTCAATAAAACACTTTACAGAATCAAAATTTGTTTCTGAAGTTGAAAAAATATTACACCTAAAATAA
- a CDS encoding O-antigen ligase family protein, whose amino-acid sequence MKEDKPSHLILTIILCLNAGIILFPSNFKFIPIVFLVFFSFYCFKKTKKMNVFYFVFASTPYFLLIVGMFYTKNITYGIKFLETEFSLLLYPLCFALLPKELLKWQVNNRLNYILGVFCFSIFIFSSCAFLYFIIFENRSLDYVIQHYNILIDKSIYPKYQIHSIYLALNVGISLIFSFFLIKKQKKYILKLLTLINILFAILLLAFLNKRMAIIALFIVFLIHVVLELKKIRIKKLTLVYYVALSAVVIIGVIFMPRYKNQNSFHEFNNIVTTINDPETSIGKRVFLYKSAFKLFLKNPLLGVGTGDANEKLSNELAILLQTKSENYNTHNQYLSYLISLGLFGFIIFICYIFYVLKISLISNEVLMFYLFVFLCLNMMSENILERESGVLIYAFFLNFFLKLNLNSDNKSIKLK is encoded by the coding sequence ATGAAAGAAGATAAACCATCCCATTTGATATTAACTATAATACTTTGTCTTAACGCAGGAATAATTCTTTTTCCAAGTAATTTTAAATTTATACCGATAGTTTTTTTAGTGTTTTTTTCATTTTACTGTTTTAAAAAAACAAAAAAAATGAATGTTTTTTATTTTGTTTTTGCTTCAACACCCTATTTTCTTTTGATAGTGGGTATGTTTTATACAAAAAATATTACTTATGGTATAAAATTTCTAGAAACAGAATTTTCGTTGTTATTATATCCTTTATGTTTTGCTTTATTGCCAAAGGAACTTTTAAAATGGCAAGTAAACAATAGATTAAATTACATTTTAGGTGTGTTTTGCTTTTCAATTTTTATTTTTTCAAGCTGTGCATTTTTATATTTCATAATTTTTGAAAACAGATCTTTAGATTATGTAATACAACATTATAATATTTTAATAGACAAATCTATTTATCCAAAATATCAAATACATTCTATTTACCTAGCATTAAATGTAGGAATTAGTTTAATTTTTTCATTTTTCTTGATTAAAAAACAAAAAAAATATATTTTAAAATTATTGACTTTAATAAATATATTGTTTGCAATTTTGCTTCTTGCATTTCTTAATAAAAGAATGGCAATAATAGCTCTTTTTATTGTTTTTTTAATCCATGTAGTTTTAGAATTAAAAAAAATAAGAATTAAAAAACTAACGCTTGTTTATTATGTTGCTCTATCTGCGGTAGTAATAATAGGAGTAATTTTCATGCCAAGGTATAAGAATCAAAATAGTTTCCATGAGTTTAACAATATAGTTACAACTATAAATGATCCAGAGACGTCAATAGGTAAAAGAGTTTTTTTATATAAAAGTGCATTTAAATTATTTTTGAAAAACCCTTTATTAGGAGTCGGAACAGGTGATGCAAATGAAAAACTTTCAAATGAGTTAGCAATACTTCTTCAAACTAAAAGTGAAAATTACAATACACACAATCAATATTTAAGTTATTTAATATCTCTTGGTCTGTTTGGTTTTATTATTTTTATATGTTATATATTTTATGTTTTAAAAATATCATTAATTAGTAATGAAGTTTTAATGTTTTATTTATTTGTTTTTCTATGCTTAAATATGATGTCAGAAAATATTTTAGAAAGAGAGTCAGGAGTTCTTATTTATGCTTTCTTTTTAAATTTTTTTCTAAAGCTAAATTTAAATTCTGATAATAAAAGCATCAAATTAAAATGA
- the wzy gene encoding O-antigen polysaccharide polymerase Wzy: MKKRLFLLLMLLIVFIVLQISNTAPIQHRIMFIFSFGVLLLFTAFYLLNEKDFSPFIASYIVFSFLFLIMAPILQLDEYFNGKSNHFFNGLTYSNELILKTNILIIIFNVIFFTVYFTFNKYYKKVKYLKYSRYTPLFIFIFFILNLFVFIIKYDYLTSKINLSSIVSTTSKMSSILNAKFLFYLPFAPLVVGVYYLKNNWKYKKQNYYIIYSIVIVMLLILLLYNNPLTTKRNALGPIYISLIFVLIPKWINTNFKILSLLLFSLIILFPLSSLFTHSEKNLSDMSFTEIVSYKNVKESVSSQFTSLNFDAFLMAASTIDYVEKEGHTKGRQLLPSGLFFIPRAIWVDKPVTTGEMIGEHIQKHHDKSRSFHNLAVPYVAESYIDFGIIGVILYAILLAFLCLKFVNWLKSNDSLRQLSAFYFSIHLIFLLRGDLTNGFVYYIIPFFSFFIFPKILMKFLR, from the coding sequence ATGAAAAAACGTTTATTTTTACTATTGATGCTTCTTATTGTTTTTATAGTTCTTCAAATTAGCAATACAGCTCCTATTCAACATAGAATAATGTTTATTTTTAGTTTTGGAGTATTATTATTATTTACAGCATTTTATTTACTTAATGAAAAGGATTTTTCACCTTTCATAGCCTCCTATATTGTGTTTTCTTTTTTGTTTCTTATAATGGCTCCTATACTGCAATTAGATGAATATTTTAATGGAAAGAGTAACCATTTTTTTAATGGACTAACTTATTCTAATGAACTCATTTTAAAAACTAATATTTTAATAATCATTTTTAATGTAATTTTTTTTACAGTATATTTTACTTTTAATAAATATTACAAAAAAGTAAAATACCTCAAATACAGTAGATATACTCCTTTATTTATATTTATTTTTTTTATCCTAAATCTTTTTGTTTTTATTATAAAATACGATTATTTAACATCTAAAATTAATTTAAGCTCAATTGTCAGTACAACAAGCAAAATGAGTTCTATACTTAATGCTAAATTTTTATTCTATTTACCTTTTGCACCTCTGGTAGTTGGAGTGTATTATCTAAAAAATAATTGGAAATATAAAAAGCAAAACTATTATATAATTTATTCAATAGTTATAGTAATGCTTCTCATTTTATTATTATATAATAATCCATTAACAACTAAAAGAAATGCATTAGGACCTATTTATATCTCTTTAATTTTTGTATTAATTCCAAAATGGATTAATACAAATTTTAAAATATTGTCTTTATTATTATTTAGTTTAATAATTTTATTCCCACTATCTAGTTTGTTTACACATTCCGAAAAGAATTTGTCAGACATGTCCTTTACAGAGATAGTTTCTTATAAAAATGTAAAAGAGAGCGTCTCTAGTCAGTTTACTAGTTTAAATTTTGATGCTTTTTTAATGGCAGCTTCAACTATTGATTATGTAGAAAAAGAGGGGCACACCAAGGGGCGTCAGTTATTACCTTCTGGGTTATTTTTTATACCAAGAGCTATTTGGGTTGATAAACCTGTAACTACAGGAGAAATGATAGGTGAGCACATTCAAAAACACCACGATAAAAGCAGGTCGTTTCATAATTTAGCTGTACCTTATGTCGCAGAATCATATATAGATTTTGGAATTATTGGAGTTATACTTTACGCTATACTTTTGGCGTTTCTTTGTTTAAAATTTGTAAATTGGTTAAAATCTAACGATTCTTTAAGACAACTTAGTGCATTTTATTTTTCTATTCATTTAATTTTTTTGTTAAGAGGAGATTTAACCAATGGATTCGTTTATTATATTATTCCATTCTTTTCTTTTTTTATTTTTCCTAAAATTCTAATGAAGTTTTTAAGATGA
- a CDS encoding lipopolysaccharide biosynthesis protein, giving the protein MLLSQLFLIPAFILNLGLEQYGEWLILTTIPNYLLLSDLGLTLTVTNELCRLINLKEFSSQEKLFKAALSFLSAIGLFLIFTFLVLSNFIDFAALLNFKFLSNKESFLILLGFMINIFSFLIFLITIGYFKALNLFHKHEYFLALTLFLDFLATLIILNFNVALYFIPITMAVIRFTMIFIMNIQLKKVGFYKFGYTLKWGSAIKMLPVSLKLSFFQLGTAFFIQGSTFLVGMVLGSASVVVFNTIRTLVNSLRSFISILYIPTMQEFTILITKKLKTQAFTKLKKLLLLIFLISVISGLGVYFLRDFIFDLWFKNGFTYNVNFLAFMLLATVIHNLWNAASMLPISINRMNELAIYPFLGITVLVVQYFIIPKTGLTGLAISFIFMDLVMLFLVFKLNYKILKNF; this is encoded by the coding sequence ATGTTATTGTCACAATTATTCTTAATTCCTGCTTTTATTTTAAATTTAGGATTAGAACAATATGGAGAATGGTTAATTCTGACTACAATACCAAATTACTTACTATTAAGTGATTTAGGATTAACGCTAACTGTAACAAATGAACTTTGTAGATTAATAAATTTAAAGGAGTTTTCTAGTCAAGAAAAATTATTTAAAGCGGCATTAAGTTTTCTTTCAGCTATCGGGTTATTTCTAATTTTTACTTTTTTAGTATTATCTAATTTTATTGATTTTGCAGCATTGCTGAACTTTAAATTTTTATCAAACAAAGAATCATTTCTCATACTTTTAGGATTTATGATAAATATTTTTAGTTTTTTAATTTTTTTAATTACTATTGGATATTTTAAAGCACTTAATTTATTTCATAAGCACGAATACTTTTTAGCCTTAACTCTCTTTTTGGACTTTCTTGCAACTTTAATTATTTTAAATTTTAATGTTGCCTTATATTTTATTCCAATAACAATGGCTGTTATTCGTTTTACGATGATATTTATAATGAATATTCAATTGAAAAAAGTTGGATTCTATAAATTTGGGTATACATTAAAATGGGGTAGTGCAATAAAAATGTTACCTGTATCTTTAAAACTTAGTTTTTTTCAATTAGGTACTGCTTTTTTTATTCAAGGAAGTACCTTTCTAGTCGGAATGGTATTGGGTTCCGCATCTGTTGTAGTTTTTAATACAATTAGAACTCTAGTAAATTCATTAAGATCTTTTATTAGTATATTATATATACCTACAATGCAAGAATTTACTATTTTAATAACAAAAAAATTAAAAACACAAGCGTTTACAAAATTAAAGAAATTATTATTATTAATTTTTTTAATATCAGTAATATCTGGTTTAGGAGTCTACTTTTTAAGAGATTTTATTTTCGATTTATGGTTTAAAAATGGTTTTACTTATAACGTAAATTTTTTAGCATTTATGTTATTAGCCACTGTTATTCATAATTTATGGAATGCCGCTAGTATGTTGCCAATTTCTATTAATAGAATGAATGAATTAGCAATATATCCTTTCTTAGGTATTACGGTTTTAGTGGTTCAATATTTTATAATACCTAAAACTGGGTTAACAGGATTAGCAATAAGTTTTATATTTATGGATTTAGTAATGTTATTTTTAGTTTTTAAGCTTAATTATAAAATTTTAAAGAATTTTTAA